Below is a window of Ananas comosus cultivar F153 linkage group 9, ASM154086v1, whole genome shotgun sequence DNA.
taatttatttaatttgagtcaattaatagtaaaaatttaaactaattgctTATTTTAGTCTATCcataattacaaataaaatatattaaataaatttataaaaataaatgacattgtcaaattttaaagtcaaagtgtcacccgaatcaaacaaattaaaaagttaaataaaaattaaaattttaaaaagttgaatagCTTACTCAAACTAgttcataattcagataaattgtCTACGTTCTTACCtaatttttttgattgagaTTGATCTTTAGGAATTGAGTGATTAccccaaataaataaaaaattcagaaaattaattgataattttattaaatttaatagtttaaactaCTTTCTAGCGaataaactaaattaattaacaaaaaacATTTAGTTTACTAAAGTGGGCAAGCAATTAATAGTTAGAAAAGTAATCCTTGACAGATTTTGTATAGGGGAGAACCACGCactaatacaaaataaattttaaaagcttAATTTTAATTCTGGAAAGAATATTAAAAATGGTGACATAAATAATGCAACAATTCtgaatccaaaataaaatataagatgatTGTATCTAGAGAAATTATTACCTGCAATCAAACACCTTTTCCAACAGTTACATGCCATCTCATATTTCAGATGTGTTTGTTTAGCAAATATTTCAAATCTGATAAATTAAACAGAATGTataactcaaattcaaattactGCAACAAAATACACATGTAAACACCAGTGTCCCCTCTCCACTAGAAGAAAAAGGGATGCAGAAACAAAACATTGATCACACACTTGTGTGAAATATGAAACTATCATTTGTTCTACAGTGTTAGGTGAATCTCTCTTTTCTCTAAACTAAAATCTTCAATAAGAGAAAATGATATACACAAGGAATGTGTCATGATGGATTTGGCATGGGCTTCTGGAATTTTCCATGCACCCAAACCCTGCGCATCGTCTTCCCGTTCCGACGATTCACCGACCTTATACAGCAATACTCGAGCTCCAACTGCATGTAAagcaacaaatatatgaaaatcaTATAGAAGGTTTCCGCCTTGTTCTGTTACTTTGccatttctttcaatttttgCAAAAGAGGAGGTTTACGAGTCCAGAATCTCAGCATTCATAATATCAAAGAACTTTGGAAAAAGAAAGGCGTCGTTTATGTAGAATACCGTTACGAGTCCAGCTGCACAGAAGAGGTCCCTTGCAACATCTAAGGAGAAGAAATACGAAAGAGTACCGTCCGATCTCATGTACTCCCGAGACCCCACTCTTTGGTCAGGCGAAAACCGAAGCATAGTCATGTCATAGAGGCCTGAGCAGCACAATTAAATTGTTTGATAATGTCGAAGTTTTGAAAAGCGGCAACAATGGTCTCTCTTGAAAAGGAAATACAGCAAGTGGCTCTTTGAAAGAAGAAGATAGAAGCCTACGGACCAGCTTCTCAATTCCAGAAAGcaagagtttttagaaaacagAATTTGAACTAACAAATGATCCAAAGCTTTTGCTACGGGAAGTTAAAATGAGCTTTTGGAACCCAAAAATAGAAGCTCTAATTTCAAGCTTCTCATTTTGCTGTAGAACTTTTTCAAACAGCTCGACTCAAACAATACTTTTACAAAAGCAACGATCGGCTAAAAACGTGCTAAAACCAAGATTATAGTCAATGCACAATACAAACCAAAAAACATGCATAGAATGGTCATTACCATAATCCCTAAATAAAATCAAACCACCAGGTTTCAGAGTAGAAGCACATCTCTCTATGATAAGTGACATCTTGTCAAATGGTACTGCCGAAAGTgtgaaaatctgaaaatagcATTAGGAGAATTTTAAGTTGATAAAACAAAGGAAGGAATTAGCCaactttaacttcaaattaaCATGATATTACTCTTGTCATGAGTTTTAACAAATCCAGCGAACAATTTGAGTTTTCCATTTATCAGACAATAGCTTAAAACAGCCGGAAATACTTTCTTACGTAATCATTGGTCAATATCAAAGAACAAGCAATCAGATACAAAGTTGACAACATGTATGGTGAACTAGGAATTTCAGATTTGGCTTCATGGgtgaaaaatagagaaaaattacGATACCATGTcactgaaaataaaataaagcaatccaagaaaaaaaaaatgcacccCACTTGCGTCACATTATTTGCCTCGTTTAGCTGAATAAGTGGGTTAGCTTGGCATAATCCTCGCTTGTTTCCAGACCAAATAGTTGTCCAAGTTTCTTGTcatttttattactttaatttaaaaattataaatagtgTGTCAATATTCACATACCAAAGTAACAAAATCAACACCCCCAATACAACATTGATCTTCTCCCATGAAGGGCGCATttgattttgatggtttttcccGATGACCATCTGGAAGAAGCAGTAGCATTAAAATGTACATCAGAGCAAGATATTTCATAAACATAtggcagaaaaaaaagaaaatatcaacAACATACAAATAACAACCTAACGAGAAGTCAACACATTTGCCACCTAACGAACATTGACAAGATGAACAGACCAACCATTCCGGAAAGCTATGAATTGAAAAATCCAAAAGAAATGGATGGAATCGATCCTTAATGTGGATCCCCTTAGCCGCAGAAACAATCTCCTTGGCCCTCTCAAGAACATCTTCACTACAATCACAACCATAGACAACAGTATTTCGTCCTGCACTGCATAAACTACAATATCACTTACAAAAAGTTTATGAATTTAACAAGAAAGGAAGCACGAGCTCGCATGCTCATGACGACATAAAAGACAATGAAGAATAACGTATATTTCAGATAATTTATAAGAATAATCCCACATTAATATACTTAGAGATAAGAagttatatatagaagaggggaaaaaagtATGGTGATCTTATGAAGTACAACAATTATTTTACGAGCACACCAAGCAATGGACCCAGGACATCAGCCTTAAAATAAGATCCTAAATGTGTCTAAATAAAGGGATCCATCTAAACATCACAAGCACATGCTGAATCTCAAAGAACTATTAAGATGCGACTGGATAGAGCCATTAGTTTCTACACAAAAACCCAGCCCACCTCAGGTAGGGCTAAAATTATTCATCGTTTGCACTAAATACTGATTAACAACAATGACACAAGTGACAAGCAATTTATATTGACCAACACAAAACTAGAAAGATTAAAAGATTACCGCAAGATAGGAAGAACagtgctcccatttccacatcCCACCTCTAAAACCTTGACAGAATCACAGCAACTAACCAATTCTGGGAATTCCTTCAGCAAATACCTCCTTTCCTACAACCAAAATATTTGTTTGTTATAATTTAACGAGAATTCCGTAACTTATTTCAAACCAAAAATTCTCCTTTCTCCTCAATTTACAGTTTCTGACACAAACTTGGATCAAATCCAATCCTTCCACTTTTAACACAAGATGAACGATGTCATAACTTTTTTGTGCATCTAAATGTTCTTCCACCggtcaaagtttttttttccccttgatCATAAACAATCTACAAGgaaatataaaattgaaaattgccTACAAATCACCACATAGTGAAATTGCAAATCAACACCTCAAAAGTTTTAGTACTTGAATACGTCCctctaaattttcataatttacaaattcaaccctcttaaaaaaatttgactttctcctaaaaaaagaaaatgcattTTATCTAGAATAAATACCTTCTTAAATACTATTACCCTCATTTTTCATTTCATCTCTCGCATATCATTCTATCTAAATCCTAAATCTTAAACCCCTAAAACAagttaaaaatgtatagaacttactTGAAGTACCgaccattttgatttggctacacaacctatcaaaattttgattttattatctaacctttcaatttatttgatttgagtaagtCAACAacattttgattcaaattactttaatgaatttatagttgcgagaattgcatgaaatatactaattaaagcCGTAGAGATAAAAgaagcattcaaattttaaaaccaaaGTGCCGTTCaatgactcaaatcaaacaaattgggtagtaaaatcaaaactctgaaagattggatagccaaatcaaaatggtccatagttcaagtgtaagttctatacattttaacctaaaaaataaattaaattctaagggCAAAACAACCCTACCAGTGAAAAACTAGCAATCTTAGTCAACTAGCAAGAGCAATTCCGCACATTTTCGAACTCAGGAGGGacatattaaacaaaaaaaaaataaaaaataaaacttttacaAGGGCAAATCAAAAAATTCCAAACTTTGCACAGAATTAAGTGTTACCGAGTACACTTCATCAGATAAGGGGAGTTAGGGCATATGATTGAGACCTTGAAGAACCTCCCCGTGGAGTGGCGGTGGTGGAAGCTCCTCCATGCGTCGGCATCGAtcgaagaagaagtagaagaagagcCAATCGAAGAGGAggggagagaagaggagaggaggtgGTGGGAGAGAGAGGCGTCGCTCTCGATCTCGTCGCGGAGATCCTCCCATGCGAAGTCACGGGAGTGGTACTCcgcttcgtcttcttcctccgcCTCTTCCGCCATTTTTGCTCTGCGAAGCaaactctctctccccctctctctctcttcttcgacAATTTTACAGGTTTTAACCCCAATCGGGTCGGATCCGAACCCAACAACGCGGCCCATATCTCTGTTGGGTTTATGGGTGAATGCGTTGAGAATGGGATAGGCCTAAATGGGCCTAAATTTAGGCCCATTTAATTTTGCACTGTTTGAGCCCGATCTTGATTaacaaaattacacttttggtcctcctCTAACTATGGGGCTCTGCGACATTTtcgtcctcaaattttaatttgttgtaatttttaacTCGAACTTCTCAAATTACGGTGATTATGTCCGACGGCCCAATTAAGGCGACTGGATGCTGATGTGTCAGTAGTGTAGTAGTGATCTCGGACCTTTTAGTCATTGCCATTTTAGCGATACATCATTTTTTGATCAACTTATTTGAGATGTgcaacttaattataataatctaaaaaatttcagctcaaaattgcaaaagattaaTTAAAGTTCGAGGACCAAGTATCAGGTGCCTCAAATTTTCAGAACCAAAAGTTTGACTTGAACATTTTgatttatgtgatttttttatCAAACTCGAAGAATACTAAGGAAAACTTGCACTCTATATATTAAGATGTACGTCAACATGTCAAGCTGAATAGCTCAGTTGGTAAGTACTTTCCTCGTAGCCAACGTATATGTTTTCGATTAAAAAAAAGGTGGGTGCATAGACCTAGGAGCATTTTAAAGACCAAATGTGTAGTTAATCTCCATGTGGATCAACTATTAAAACTTACCCCCCCTCTCGAGTTTGGTTAAGGTGAAGAACGcactaacaaattttaaaagtatacgCTCAATATCAGATGGTTACCACTTCGTACGCATTATGTTTCGCCATCTCTTTTACCATACATGTTACTATTTATCACCTTTTTCCATTTCACATTAATGAACAACTAAAATTTGTTAATGCATTCTTTACTTGAGCCAACATATCAATTGGTCTCTCAAGTCAAACTCCCTCTTTGTTGGATCAAATGGGAGCTTATGCAATTAATAATTAGCATGAAAGATCACAAATTCAATTCCCGCATACTGCAAATTTGAGTAGGTGCTCGGAGAAactattaattccaaaagctcgagtTCTTGAAAAGATACAACTAATTCATTTAAAACATACAGATGTAACATCCACGAACTTCAATTGTGACTCGATCCAATTCGGTTTCCCGCCGTTTCGAACTTGACTCGACTCAACCCAACCTGCTACCAGGATGTTGGCCCTTTTAAGTTTACAAGTTAATTTGCTCTCACACCATGCTAGGATGATTGCTATTTCCTATCTTGAAATGAAACCAATGGTGGTAGGAAAAATTAAGAGCATTGGTTAATATTTGGTTCTACAACACTAATTAAAACAGGAAGATTTAGTCATCTCTATTCCTACTCCATATATTCCACTACTAACATGCATGTGATTACAACTAATTAACCTCAATATATGCAAAGACAAAGTCCCCTGTAAATTAAACTTAAAGCAGATGGGGTCTTTCCACTTGTGTCCAATTCACAATACCAAAAAGCTCTAGTGCCGCCCCAAATCTATACATGTTTAATTTCTCTCTTGAAATATACACATGCATATATACACTACTCAAAAATTCAAACATTTTATTTCATCTAAATTTGATTCATTGTAAATTAAACAACGCGATTCGCGAACGCATGCATCGGTTGCGACTCGATAATTAACTCGTGTTGATGAGTGtgaacatttatttatatgtaacgCATGAATTCGTGAATGATCACGACACGCATCTGAATCGAATACTTTCGAATGCAACTTAGATagctaatatttatttttttcttttttgtttatttccCTTTTTCTTAATGTTAGCTTGATATTGTTACTTAATTCCTCTATATATTGCATATGTGCTTAAATAAAATTGTTTTTATGGCAACAATGCAAACAGTTCAAATAATGCATGTAGTAAAGTATGAATTACAACCAGCTATAGCAATGTTTTACTCcagaaaagaaacaaacaaaaaaaaagaaaagaaaagaaagaaaacacaGCTGTACAATTTGACTATAAATGTGTCCTCATATATAGGATTTGGTCAagggaaatttttttaaaataaaacttatatatatccCTAATTTTGTTACCACCTTATATAATTATAGAACAAAATTAGCATTTTGCTATCAATAAAGATCTGGAAATGAAGAATTAGTAAATTAGGTACATGACAATCATGTGATTATTAAtccaatattaattaaaataattaaaaaaaattaaagaaatatcaATGCTCTATTTATATAATGTTTTAGTAAGTTATATTTTAGTAAATAttatgaattgaaaaaaaatgcaatgcttaattattaaattaaatattattgtaaagtagtaataataaaaaagggtTTGAGCATTTGTGACAACTAGAACTAAGCATCAATAACATGATTGGTAATAAATTTATTCCTACTTATTTGGCCAATTCAGGTCActtttcacatatatatattgcatttaATCCTTGAACATAAAAATTaaggaaatttaattttttcttacatGTAAAATGAGTTGCCTTTTCCCgctagttaataaaaaaaatgatttactTATTTTAGTTCACTTTTAAACAAGTAAAATTGACAAATTCAATTTTCTTTGATGACTAATATTTGACTCTACATGTGAATACCAAGTAGTTTCCACTAAAATCTCTCACATTCTCTCTGCATTGAATTgactaactaaattttttagttcATTAGGTTCCCACAAAAGCAATAAGTAAATCACACCATAATCCATTTGATGTAGAGGTTGAGCAATTAAGGACCATTTGATTACTTGTACTAATTTTAGGCATATATATGCTAATGTGAAAAGGAGAACACAAAGGTCTATATCCATTAATATATTTAGACTTCTAAaattagcaaaaataaaaattaaaaatgatatcTAATTAGAAATACAAATAATAGAAAACTAAGAATAAATATATGGTTAATTAACTAATACTAATTCTAGGCTTGTGTAGGAGATAATGTGAAACTGAACACAAGGGTCCTAATGTATAGAGTTCTtaacttagaaaaaaaaaaatgttaaaaaggCTAGAAATATATGCAATAGAAACTAAGAATAAGTACATGGTTTACCATACATGTGGTTATTTTGACANgtaaaaagtaaataaaattagggAAATACTATACAAATTAAGACCCCTTGAACTTTAATGTTGTTGCAAATAAACTCtagaacttttaattttgacataGGTCCTTCTTTTTTATCGAAGTTACTAATTACGCAACCATTCTGGTCTCATGTCCTATGTGtcattttataaagttttaaaacacacacacacacacacaaaaatcaaatataaacaCCGACCATCCCTAATGCAAGTGATAAAGAACTTGACTGTTCATACTTGAGGTCCTAAGTTTGAAACTTGTTgttttacattttcagctaaatttattttatttttaaaaaaaatataaacaaaacaGCAGCATGCtactattttctcaaaaaaaaaatcaaataaaatctcATCCTATTATCAGGATCAactagaagagaaaaaaaaaaatttatgttttgaaGTTTTACAAAATCATATATAACACGTGCAACCAAAACAGCTGCATAATTAGTAGCAACCCGGCTTCTATCTTCACCGTAAGGACTAAttgtcaaaaattaaaattatatataggaGTGTACTTATAATTGtgcaaaagttcagggggtctttgtacattttttcggtataaaaatatagttagaaatatataatagcTAGAATTAAGAATAAGTAAATTAATGGTTTTACACtgcattttgagccctaaccgCGTCAACACTATCTGGATGAAAGCAACTAGAGCTGATAATTATTCTGTTAAGTGTTTACTACATTAAACTAATTAAGCCTCCAACTGGATTAATGAAGAAACTTAGGTTGTGagttaattttctaattatatATGTGGCCGGCCAAATAGAATAGTAATTAACACCCCCAAAGAAATCGTCGCATGAGCCCGGTGCACGCGCGCTTGTATATCTCTGCACTTGCAGTCCTTCTATCGGCTGCCTGTTTTGTTAACCATCTGATTTTCAAATACAACAAAAAGACTGCAACTTAGTGGATGGTACAGAACAGGATGCGATGTCCATTATCATCGGATGATACAGATCAACATACGATAAGGAAAAGACTGATAGCTAGCTCAGTGGAGATGGTACGGACTGGTGTAAGTGATAACATACATCCAACTCCCAAAATAAGAGCAAATGTGAAAGTTGCgatgatatatatatcagatGAGCATTcaattctcaaatataaaaatgttgTAACTCAATGGACGATAAACAGATGAATATATGacaaaggaatatatatatatattgcaagtCAGTGGACTGTATATGCTACATACTGatacaaataagaaaaagagtaCTACGACTCAACGAAAGGTACAGACTGATGAATGAGATAATTATACGATTCGCGATAAGATAAAGACTGCAACTGACTGGACGGTACAGAATAAGGTGTGAAAGATAGAATAGAGTAGTGGACTAGATGCATGCATGGACCAGGTGCAAGCAATAACTTGTCCTAAACTAGACGTCAAAGCCGTGTCCCCCTCAGCTTCTCCTGACTCCACACTCGCTGACAATAGCAATGCCTTAGTTTGTTCCctctatataataaaatacaCATACATACTTACTCTACACAATTCtaccaaaaccctaactcatTACACCTCACCATCTCCCcttcatcccctctctctctctctNcctctctctctctctccatagaGATGGAAGGATCAAAAGCCCTAACCCTAAGTGACGACGAGGCGAGCTCGCCAGTGGATCCAACGATGACCAATGAATCTGcgaccgccgccgccccgcGATCGTCCTACTACGAGTGCGTGTTCTGCAAGCGGGGGTTCTCAAACGCGCAGGCGCTCGGCGGGCACATGAACATCCACCGCAAGGACCGCGCCAAGacgtcatcgtcgtcgttgtcgcgCCCGAGCAATAGCAAGGACTACTACTCCGAGAGCTACAGCTACTACAACGCGTACGCCGCGCCGCACCACCACCGCCTCCTGCCGGAGCTCTACCCTCCTCTGCCGGCCGCACCGGAGCCGTCGAGCAACTTCGCGGTGTATTTCCCGATGGCATCGGGACCAAgggatcatcatcatcatcatcatcatcatcacgaTGTGAGTGGTAGTAGTTGCACTAGTACTAGTGGTGCACATAGGCCACAAGAGCTTAGTCTCTTTGGCGAGGAGTTGCACTTGAGCTTGAGCATGCATGGCAGGGATGGGCTAATGGAGAAGAGGGAGGTTGAAGAGAGGGAGCTGGATTTGGAGCTAAGGCTTGGTCATGATCATacacaatataaataaatatatgatatatatatatatctatatacatatatacatgacaATATTTATATAGCTtgggttttatttattaatgtacagtgtgtgtgtgttagtGACTATAATTTTGTGGCACCAGTTATTACATGCATAGCAAATATGCGGGATTTATTAGTTGGTATTGAATGTAAACATTTGTTCTATGGGTGTTTAATTTCTTAGGCTCATGACTTAAAGAAACTGGTAATGATTATATTATGATTTTGATAGTGACCATATGTATATAAGTGTGATCACAAGGGTTCtatttcttcttaattttctgATGATTAATTTAGTGATTAGTGGGAAGTGATTAATTAGCATGCAAATGACTTAGCTAGTTGAAGAGATTCACTTGCATTTGATATTACTTGATATGATCATCTCCTCATACAGTGTAGATACACGGTTGGGATTAATGTTTAGTTCTTATTAATCCCCCAAAGAATTAAgatttattttgtttactttCTTCTTTGCTAATCATAATTACTTGGTGACTAATTGGAGTGCACTACAATGCTAACTTATATAATGCACTGAATTTGATTCCTTACCAACAATTGAAGAACTTTATTTGTACATCTGTTTCAAATTACCTTTATCTAGTTTCCCtaattaatttaactttaaatcaaGCTATATGCATAaaggggggggaaaaaaaaaggaaattatatatgttgatgCACTATGGAAAGTTGATCATTTTCAAATTAATGAagcttaattagtttttttttaatttctttttttttaagataagtACTCATCATACTACTTCATCTTAAAACCAAATATAAGATAACGATCGAGATCAAAATCCCCATGCAGATACTCTTAATTTGAATCGATTTTTAATCTTGATATTTCATTAATTGCAAATTGAGAAATCCTGAGTATATATGTACAAACATATACTCATGTAGCATCATTTAGGTATTTGGATAGAGTTTTTTTTAACGCTCTTAAGTGTTGATTTGTTTGCAAACTCTCCTTTTCGAtagaaaataaagtttaaaaactcTTTATCTATGCTGTGTACAGTGGACTA
It encodes the following:
- the LOC109714889 gene encoding methyltransferase-like protein 6 isoform X3; this translates as MPTHGGASTTATPRGGSSRRYLLKEFPELVSCCDSVKVLEVGCGNGSTVLPILRLCSAGRNTVVYGCDCSEDVLERAKEIVSAAKGIHIKDRFHPFLLDFSIHSFPEWLVCSSCQCSLGGKCVDFSLDGHREKPSKSNAPFMGEDQCCIGGVDFVTLIFTLSAVPFDKMSLIIERCASTLKPGGLILFRDYGLYDMTMLRFSPDQRVGSREYMRSDGTLSYFFSLDVARDLFCAAGLVTLELEYCCIRSVNRRNGKTMRRVWVHGKFQKPMPNPS
- the LOC109714889 gene encoding methyltransferase-like protein 6 isoform X2, whose amino-acid sequence is MAEEAEEEDEAEYHSRDFAWEDLRDEIESDASLSHHLLSSSLPSSSIGSSSTSSSIDADAWRSFHHRHSTGRFFKERRYLLKEFPELVSCCDSVKVLEVGCGNGSTVLPILRAGRNTVVYGCDCSEDVLERAKEIVSAAKGIHIKDRFHPFLLDFSIHSFPEWLVCSSCQCSLGGKCVDFSLDGHREKPSKSNAPFMGEDQCCIGGVDFVTLIFTLSAVPFDKMSLIIERCASTLKPGGLILFRDYGLYDMTMLRFSPDQRVGSREYMRSDGTLSYFFSLDVARDLFCAAGLVTLELEYCCIRSVNRRNGKTMRRVWVHGKFQKPMPNPS
- the LOC109714889 gene encoding methyltransferase-like protein 6 isoform X1 gives rise to the protein MAEEAEEEDEAEYHSRDFAWEDLRDEIESDASLSHHLLSSSLPSSSIGSSSTSSSIDADAWRSFHHRHSTGRFFKERRYLLKEFPELVSCCDSVKVLEVGCGNGSTVLPILRLCSAGRNTVVYGCDCSEDVLERAKEIVSAAKGIHIKDRFHPFLLDFSIHSFPEWLVCSSCQCSLGGKCVDFSLDGHREKPSKSNAPFMGEDQCCIGGVDFVTLIFTLSAVPFDKMSLIIERCASTLKPGGLILFRDYGLYDMTMLRFSPDQRVGSREYMRSDGTLSYFFSLDVARDLFCAAGLVTLELEYCCIRSVNRRNGKTMRRVWVHGKFQKPMPNPS
- the LOC109714806 gene encoding transcriptional regulator SUPERMAN-like, whose translation is MEGSKALTLSDDEASSPVDPTMTNESATAAAPRSSYYECVFCKRGFSNAQALGGHMNIHRKDRAKTSSSSLSRPSNSKDYYSESYSYYNAYAAPHHHRLLPELYPPLPAAPEPSSNFAVYFPMASGPRDHHHHHHHHHDVSGSSCTSTSGAHRPQELSLFGEELHLSLSMHGRDGLMEKREVEERELDLELRLGHDHTQYK